The Thermasporomyces composti region GGTGATCCTCGCCGGCTACAAGGACCGCATGGAGTCGTTCTTCGCCTCCAACCCGGGAATCAGCTCGCGCATCGCCCACCACCTGCACTTCGCCGACTACAGCCTGGACGAGCTGATGGCGATCGCGCGGCTCATGCTGGATCGGGACAACTACCGCCTCTCGGGGGCGGCGGAGCAGACGTTCCGCGAGTACTTGGCCCGTCGGATGCGGCAGCCCAGGTTCGCCAACGCGCGCAGCGTGCGGAACGCGCTGGAACGCGCGCGGCTCCGGCACGCGAACCGACTGCTCGCCGCCTCGGGTCGGACGTGGAGCCGCGACGACCTCATGCGGTTCGAGCCGGAGGACTTCCTCGCCAGTCGCGTCTTCACCGGCGGGGTGTGACCCGGCCCCGTCCCCAGCACGCGCCGAACGCCCGAGACTCAAAGCGACCAGGCTCAGAGCGCCCCGAAGTCAGACCAACGCAGACCTCGAACGACGCGGACCCGGAGTGGCCGAGCACCTCGACCCGACACGGGTCCAGAAAGGTTGGTGGGCACCGGGGAACCGGCGCCCAGCCCGAGTGTGACAGCTCGACACGTCCAGGTCAACAGTGCGCGAACAGCCGACTACGTCGCGCGCAGGAGATGGTCGAGGACGACGAGCTGGGTGATGGCCAGCGACTCACTCCGGCGGCCATTGCCCACGTCGCCCAACGTCGCCACCGGGTCGCCGTCGCCCAGCCCGAGCCGAGACCAGATCGCCTTCTGGACCATACGACTCTCCTCGCGCGGGGCGTAGCCGTGGACGTGGAGCGCGTCGACAGGGATGCCGTCCTCGTCGCGGATCAACCGGAGCTGGACGGTCCGCTGCCCGATCTCGGCGAGCAGCCCGCGCAGGCCCGTGTGACGCACGGTGGGCCGAAGCATGAGCTCCACCGAGAGCGGCGAGTTCGACGTGTCGTCGTGGCCCTCCGCCGGCGCGAACCGGACCACGATGTCGGCGTGCGCGCGTTGCGGCCGGATGAACTGCGCCGACTCCGGCTCCCGGCGTTCCAGCTCGGCGAGCACCTGGTCGACGGTGTAGCCCCGTTTGCGGACGTCCCGGCTCACCTTCCACTCCCGACGGATGCGCTCGGGAGGGTCGAGGTAGACGGCGATGTCGAAGCAGGCTCGGGTCAGCTTCGAGTACAGCGGCAACAGTCCTTCGACGATGACGAACTCCCGTGGCTCGACCAGCTCCGGTCGGGTGAGCTGACCGGTGTCGTGGTCGTACACCGGCTTGAGGATCGGCTGTCCCGTCGCGAGGAGCTGCAGGTGCTGCTCCATGATCTCGACGTAGTTGCACCGCGGGTGCAACGCCGTGAACGGCAGCCCCTTGCGCTCTTGCCGGTCGTACCGGTGGTAGTCGTCGACACAGATCGTCGTCACACGTGACGCGCCCAGGGCCGCGGCGATCCCCTTCGTCAAGGTGGTCTTGCCCGCCGCGCTGTCGCCGGCGATCGCGACCATGACGGGACGCCGGGCCGACGAGTGATCGCGGGTCCGTTCCATCCGGATCACCTTGTGCGGCATGGTCGCCCCCCTCGGTGGACACGTCACTGCCCTCGACACTGCCCTCGACGATCCCCTCGTCCCGACCGTAGGCGCTCGTCGGCGATCTCGGATCCCCCGGGCGGGGGTCACCGCGGGGGAGGACGAATCCGCCACGAACCCATGCAAACGACCGCCACGGCGCGGCTCGCTGTCCGACAACCGCCCACTCCGTCCGGCCGACGCTCCTACCCTCGACCCATGGGGACGCAGCCGCTGCGCCTGGTCATGGTCGACGACCACGAAATGGTGCTGGAAGGGCTGAAAGCTCTCCTTGCGCGCTTTCCGGGCCGGGTTCGCGTGGTCGGGCAGGCGGTGAGCGCCGACGAGGCGGAGCCGCTCGTCGCCGCCCTCGACCCTGACGTCGTGGTGTCCGACGTTCGTCTACGCGGATCCGCCAGCGGGCTCGACCTGTGCCGGCGACTCGTCGAAGCCAACCCGGACCGACGCGTCGTCCTGCTCAGCGCCTACGACGACGAGCAGTACCTCTTCCAAGCGCTACGCGCCGGTGCCGCCGGCTACCTGCTGAAGTCCATCGACCGGGAGGAGCTGGTGCGCCAGCTGGAACGCGCGGCCAAGGGCGAGACCGTGGTCGACCCGACCATGGCCGGACGGGCGGCGGCCTCCGCGGCCCGGCTCCAGGCCGGCGAGTTCTGGCCCGGCGCCCACTTGAGCCTCACCCAGCGGGAGAGCGAGGTGCTCGGCTTCCTCGTCGCCGGCCTGTCGAACCGCGCCATCGCGAGCAAGCTCGTCCTCGCCGAGGAGACGGTGAAGAGCCATGTCCGGGCGATCTTCCGCAAGCTCGAGGTCAACGACCGCGCCGGCGCGGTCGCGGTGGCGCTGCGGGAAGGGCTCTACCAGTGACCGCCCGTGCCCTCGGGCTGGCCGACGCGGCCGCCGAGAACGCCCTTCTCGTCGGCATCATCGAGGCGATCTCGGCCGGCCCCGAGCTCGAGGTCCTCGCGGCGAAAGTGGCGCCTCTCATCGTGGCGGCCACCGACACCGACGCCTGCTGCGTCCACGTGCTCGACGACACCGAGCGGTCTCTCACGCTCGTGGGCGCTACCCCGCCCCTGGACCGTCAGGTCGGCGAGGTCCATCTCCACCTCGGCGAAGGCGTGACCGGCAAGGCGGCCAGTCGCCAGGAGCCGGTCGTCGCGACCGCCGAGGCCGGCCACGGTCACTCCACCATGCCGCTCGGCGAGGAGCACAGCTGCCTGGCGGTTCCCATGACCACAGCGCCCGGCGGCCTGGTCGG contains the following coding sequences:
- a CDS encoding phosphoribulokinase; protein product: MERTRDHSSARRPVMVAIAGDSAAGKTTLTKGIAAALGASRVTTICVDDYHRYDRQERKGLPFTALHPRCNYVEIMEQHLQLLATGQPILKPVYDHDTGQLTRPELVEPREFVIVEGLLPLYSKLTRACFDIAVYLDPPERIRREWKVSRDVRKRGYTVDQVLAELERREPESAQFIRPQRAHADIVVRFAPAEGHDDTSNSPLSVELMLRPTVRHTGLRGLLAEIGQRTVQLRLIRDEDGIPVDALHVHGYAPREESRMVQKAIWSRLGLGDGDPVATLGDVGNGRRSESLAITQLVVLDHLLRAT
- a CDS encoding response regulator, whose translation is MGTQPLRLVMVDDHEMVLEGLKALLARFPGRVRVVGQAVSADEAEPLVAALDPDVVVSDVRLRGSASGLDLCRRLVEANPDRRVVLLSAYDDEQYLFQALRAGAAGYLLKSIDREELVRQLERAAKGETVVDPTMAGRAAASAARLQAGEFWPGAHLSLTQRESEVLGFLVAGLSNRAIASKLVLAEETVKSHVRAIFRKLEVNDRAGAVAVALREGLYQ